In a single window of the Phaeobacter sp. G2 genome:
- a CDS encoding Na+/H+ antiporter subunit G yields MVYDYLVAGFLIMAGIFGFVGSFGLLKLNDPMSRLHAPTKATTLGVGGVLLASMLHGAVVEGNLSLHELMITLFLFLTAPVTALFIAKVHIHRHETKASLPKAGADGIWATHDVPETKTESETDPAQG; encoded by the coding sequence ATGGTATATGACTACCTGGTCGCAGGCTTTTTGATCATGGCGGGCATCTTTGGCTTTGTCGGCTCCTTCGGCCTGCTCAAGCTCAACGATCCGATGTCGCGGCTGCATGCCCCCACCAAGGCCACCACGCTGGGCGTTGGTGGCGTGCTGCTGGCCTCGATGCTGCACGGCGCGGTGGTTGAGGGGAATCTGTCGCTGCATGAGCTGATGATCACCCTGTTTTTGTTCCTCACCGCACCGGTCACGGCCTTGTTTATTGCCAAGGTCCATATTCACCGCCATGAGACAAAGGCCAGCCTGCCAAAGGCCGGCGCAGATGGCATCTGGGCCACCCATGATGTGCCAGAGACCAAAACTGAGAGCGAAACGGATCCCGCGCAGGGCTAA
- a CDS encoding K+/H+ antiporter subunit F, whose translation MIITYATLFAFTCFALALLMNLWKIIFAAEIADRILALDSMFINGLALMVLYGLALGSEIYFEASLIIAMLGFVSTVAYARFILRGNIIE comes from the coding sequence ATGATTATTACCTATGCCACGCTCTTTGCCTTTACCTGCTTTGCCCTGGCGCTCCTGATGAACCTGTGGAAAATCATCTTCGCCGCCGAGATCGCAGACAGGATCCTGGCGCTGGATTCCATGTTCATCAATGGGTTGGCGCTGATGGTGCTTTATGGGCTGGCCCTGGGCAGCGAAATCTATTTTGAGGCCTCGCTGATCATTGCCATGCTGGGCTTTGTCTCAACCGTGGCCTATGCGCGCTTTATTCTGCGCGGCAATATTATCGAATGA
- a CDS encoding Na+/H+ antiporter subunit E, whose product MRLLRRLLPHPILTLLLTLAWVLLTSTWTLNSLVFGFLLGLLIPFLTQPYWPNQMRLKKPLKIIEYILIVLYDIVVANVVVARIVVFKSNAKRQPAWVAVPLDLLTPEAISVLAGTITMTPGTVAADVSAEGHALLVHCLDAPEPNAVRDEIKHRYERRLKEIFE is encoded by the coding sequence ATGAGACTGCTACGGCGGCTGCTGCCGCATCCGATCCTGACCCTGCTGCTGACCCTGGCCTGGGTGCTGCTGACCAGCACCTGGACACTCAACTCGTTGGTTTTTGGCTTTTTGCTGGGGCTGCTGATCCCCTTTTTGACCCAGCCCTACTGGCCAAATCAGATGCGGCTGAAAAAGCCGCTGAAGATCATCGAATATATCCTGATTGTGCTCTATGATATTGTTGTTGCCAACGTGGTTGTGGCCCGCATCGTGGTGTTCAAATCCAATGCCAAACGCCAGCCCGCCTGGGTCGCCGTGCCGCTGGATCTGCTCACCCCCGAGGCGATTTCGGTTCTGGCCGGCACCATCACCATGACGCCGGGCACGGTGGCGGCTGATGTCTCGGCTGAGGGCCACGCCCTGTTGGTGCATTGTCTGGATGCGCCAGAACCAAATGCCGTCCGCGATGAGATCAAACACCGCTATGAGCGCCGCCTGAAGGAGATCTTTGAATGA
- a CDS encoding monovalent cation/H+ antiporter subunit D, which yields MNHFLIAPVVLPALVAPFIIMVVRHHMDLARIFSLASTVFLVAISLVLAAQASTGEVQVYELGNWSAPFGIVLVLDRLSAMMVLLTSVLALVINLYVIGSDWDKRGANFHALFQFQLMGIIGAFLTGDAFNLFVFFEVLLIASYGLMIHSGGTRRFQAGVQYVVYNLLGSTLFLFALGTLYSVTGTLNMADLALRVAEIPAEDTALLRVGAVMLLLVFAIKAAVIPLHFWLPASYANAPLPIAALFAIMTKVGAYAILRVYTLVFGPDLAITQGLAGAWLMPAALVTLMIGAVGILGSYRIGRLVAFGAITSMGTLLTAIALFSPEGVAAALYYTVHSTLAAAFLFLVADLVAERQGIEITGQRLMPQSGLIAVLFFTGAIAMAGMPPLSGFLGKLLVLDAARDHDLVWWIWGTILIGSLITILGMARAGSLLFWKSHGVTAQTDPASAPSYEEEANEQDEDITNPRPAALPFVACFALLSGLILLTVFAGPASRYAEATAAQLFAPEIYIKAVLGKVTP from the coding sequence ATGAACCATTTCCTGATTGCACCGGTTGTTCTGCCGGCGCTGGTGGCGCCCTTCATCATCATGGTGGTGCGCCACCATATGGATCTGGCGCGGATCTTTTCGCTGGCCAGCACGGTCTTTCTGGTGGCGATCTCGCTGGTCCTGGCCGCGCAGGCCAGCACCGGAGAAGTGCAGGTCTATGAGCTGGGCAACTGGTCGGCGCCCTTTGGCATCGTGCTGGTGCTGGACCGCCTGTCAGCGATGATGGTCTTGCTGACCTCGGTACTGGCGCTGGTGATCAACCTCTATGTCATTGGTTCGGACTGGGACAAACGCGGCGCCAATTTCCATGCGCTGTTTCAGTTTCAGCTGATGGGCATCATCGGCGCCTTCCTCACCGGAGACGCCTTTAACCTGTTTGTTTTCTTTGAGGTTCTGCTGATCGCCTCCTATGGGTTGATGATCCATTCCGGTGGCACCCGGCGGTTTCAGGCCGGGGTGCAATATGTGGTCTATAACCTCTTGGGCTCAACCCTGTTCCTGTTTGCGCTGGGGACGCTTTATTCCGTCACTGGCACGCTCAACATGGCGGATCTGGCGTTGCGGGTGGCAGAGATCCCGGCGGAAGACACCGCTCTGCTGCGCGTTGGCGCGGTGATGCTCTTGCTGGTTTTTGCCATCAAGGCCGCCGTCATTCCGCTGCATTTCTGGCTGCCGGCCTCTTATGCCAATGCGCCCCTACCGATTGCGGCGCTCTTTGCCATTATGACCAAGGTCGGCGCCTATGCCATCCTGCGGGTCTATACCCTGGTCTTTGGCCCAGATCTGGCGATCACCCAGGGGCTGGCCGGGGCCTGGCTGATGCCAGCCGCGCTGGTTACTCTGATGATCGGCGCCGTGGGCATCCTTGGCTCTTACCGCATTGGCCGCCTGGTGGCCTTTGGCGCCATCACCTCCATGGGCACGCTGCTCACGGCGATTGCGCTGTTCTCCCCCGAAGGGGTCGCCGCGGCGCTGTATTACACGGTGCATTCCACCCTTGCTGCCGCCTTTCTGTTTCTGGTGGCGGATCTGGTGGCTGAGCGCCAGGGCATCGAGATCACCGGCCAGCGCCTGATGCCGCAAAGCGGGCTGATCGCGGTGCTGTTCTTTACCGGCGCCATTGCCATGGCGGGCATGCCGCCCTTGTCGGGCTTCCTGGGCAAGCTGCTGGTGCTGGATGCGGCACGCGACCACGATCTGGTCTGGTGGATCTGGGGCACCATTCTGATCGGCTCTTTGATCACCATCCTTGGCATGGCCCGTGCCGGCAGCCTGTTGTTCTGGAAAAGCCACGGCGTCACCGCCCAAACCGACCCCGCTTCTGCGCCCTCTTATGAGGAAGAGGCCAACGAGCAGGACGAGGACATCACCAATCCGCGCCCCGCCGCCCTGCCCTTTGTCGCCTGTTTTGCCCTGCTGAGCGGCCTGATCCTGCTCACCGTGTTTGCCGGCCCCGCCAGCCGCTACGCCGAGGCAACAGCCGCGCAGCTCTTTGCGCCCGAGATCTATATCAAAGCCGTGCTGGGAAAGGTCACACCATGA
- a CDS encoding Na+/H+ antiporter subunit C yields the protein MEFLVASAVGLLTAAGIYLILRRRTFPVILGLSLLTYGVNIFLFATGRLMVNAPPILNKYAEVPYTDPLPQALVLTAIVISFGMTAVVVMIALAAYLSARDDKIDMPHHPEDEGEDA from the coding sequence ATCGAATTTCTGGTGGCCTCTGCGGTGGGGCTGCTGACGGCGGCGGGGATCTATCTGATCCTGCGGCGGCGCACCTTTCCGGTGATCCTGGGGCTGTCGCTGCTGACCTATGGGGTGAACATCTTTCTGTTTGCCACCGGCAGGCTGATGGTCAATGCGCCGCCGATCCTGAACAAATACGCCGAGGTGCCCTATACCGATCCGCTGCCGCAGGCATTGGTGCTGACCGCCATCGTGATTTCTTTTGGCATGACGGCAGTGGTGGTGATGATCGCCCTGGCCGCCTATCTGTCGGCCCGTGATGACAAGATCGATATGCCCCATCATCCCGAAGACGAAGGGGAAGACGCATGA
- a CDS encoding monovalent cation/H+ antiporter subunit A, with protein sequence MSLFLIAALPFLGAVFPALLIRAGRNASASAAGLTTFLAFVGLLLHAPAVFRGEVIQVGVDWLPGLGLNANFFLDGLGFLFAAMILGIGLLVILYARFYLSREDPMGQFYTYLLLFQGAMVGIVLSDNILLLLVFWELTSLSSFLLIGYWKHLPEGRQGARMALAVTGSGGLAMIGGMMILGNIAGSYDLSVILQHKDMIQASPLYLPALILILLGCFTKSAQFPFHFWLPHAMAAPTPVSAYLHSATMVKAGLFLMARLWPVLAGTPEWFYIVATTGLITMLLGAVIALFKDDLKALLAFSTVSHLGLITMLLGFGTKIAAVTAVFHIINHATFKAALFMSAGIVDHEAHTRDIKRLGGLRHLMPVTATIAIVAALSMAGIPPFNGFLSKEMMLEETVHTLWGGSHYVVPGLALLAALFSAAYSFRFIGHVFLGRTRVDYPAQPHDPGFGMWAGPGLLMMLVVLIGLFSANLAGPLVAVAAGAVIGGADLPYYSLKLWHGLTPALYMSAGAVVGGFVLLKLHAPLMAAWNRAPRPEAKQIFDALMRGFTKLSQLITDGLHNGAITRYAFVMMLFIIGLSYYAYATGTLSLPSRAVQSVGPITVIAWFCLMVATLAVVAKHRQRQLSLVLIGVVGLVVSLGFNYLSAPDLALTQLSVEVVTMVLLLLALNFMPKDSPVESPLWVRLRDGGIAMIAGLGAATLIYMLMLRDFAMPSISEFHLANSYKGGGGTNVVNVILVDFRGYDTFGEIIVLGIAALVIYALTEAVLGTRVRAYLLNRKPDIPQAGDAHPMMMVVATRVMMPLALMVAAYIFFRGHNLPGGGFIAGLIAAIALLMQYMASGFSWASERQRMFYHGTIGSGVLIAAATGLGSWFSGLPFLTSAFGYLHWAPLEEFEWATAALFDLGVFLAVVGAVLLALESLARFAWQPGISSEHAMDINPARDHAAEEAAAEAAAAAAKGEA encoded by the coding sequence GTGTCCCTGTTTTTGATTGCGGCCCTGCCCTTTCTCGGAGCGGTCTTTCCCGCTCTATTGATCCGTGCCGGGCGCAACGCCTCGGCCTCAGCAGCAGGTCTGACCACGTTTCTTGCCTTTGTTGGCCTGTTGCTACACGCGCCTGCGGTGTTTCGCGGCGAGGTAATCCAGGTCGGCGTTGACTGGCTGCCCGGCCTTGGCCTCAATGCCAATTTCTTTCTTGATGGGCTTGGTTTTCTCTTTGCCGCGATGATCCTTGGCATTGGCTTGCTGGTCATCCTCTACGCCCGGTTTTACCTGTCGCGTGAAGATCCCATGGGACAGTTCTACACCTATCTGCTGCTGTTTCAGGGCGCCATGGTTGGCATCGTTCTGTCAGATAACATACTGCTTTTGCTGGTGTTCTGGGAGCTCACCTCGCTGTCCTCGTTTTTGCTGATCGGCTATTGGAAACACCTGCCCGAGGGCCGCCAGGGCGCGCGGATGGCACTGGCAGTCACCGGATCCGGTGGCCTGGCGATGATCGGTGGCATGATGATCCTGGGCAATATCGCGGGCTCTTATGATCTGAGCGTGATTTTGCAGCACAAGGACATGATCCAGGCCTCGCCGCTGTATCTGCCCGCGCTGATCCTGATCCTCTTGGGCTGTTTTACCAAATCGGCGCAGTTCCCGTTTCATTTCTGGCTGCCCCACGCCATGGCAGCGCCCACACCTGTTTCAGCCTATCTGCATTCCGCCACCATGGTCAAAGCCGGTCTATTCCTGATGGCGCGGCTCTGGCCGGTGCTGGCGGGCACGCCTGAGTGGTTCTATATCGTCGCAACAACCGGGTTGATCACCATGTTGCTGGGGGCGGTGATTGCCCTGTTCAAGGATGATCTGAAGGCGCTATTGGCCTTTTCCACCGTGTCGCATCTGGGGCTGATCACCATGCTGTTGGGCTTTGGCACCAAGATCGCAGCGGTGACGGCGGTGTTTCACATCATCAACCACGCCACATTCAAGGCCGCATTGTTCATGTCGGCCGGCATTGTCGACCACGAGGCCCATACCCGCGACATCAAACGTCTGGGCGGGCTGCGCCATCTGATGCCGGTCACCGCAACCATTGCCATTGTTGCCGCCCTGTCGATGGCCGGCATTCCCCCCTTCAACGGGTTCCTGTCCAAGGAGATGATGCTGGAAGAGACCGTGCATACGCTCTGGGGCGGCTCACATTATGTGGTGCCGGGTCTGGCGCTGCTGGCGGCGCTGTTCTCCGCCGCCTATTCCTTTCGCTTTATTGGCCATGTGTTTCTGGGTAGAACCCGCGTTGACTATCCGGCGCAGCCCCATGATCCGGGGTTTGGCATGTGGGCTGGTCCCGGCTTGCTGATGATGCTGGTAGTGTTGATCGGGCTGTTTTCAGCCAATCTGGCAGGGCCACTGGTGGCGGTCGCAGCTGGCGCCGTGATTGGTGGCGCAGATCTGCCCTATTATTCGCTCAAGCTGTGGCACGGATTGACACCGGCGCTGTATATGTCCGCAGGAGCTGTTGTTGGCGGCTTTGTTTTGCTCAAGCTGCACGCGCCGCTGATGGCGGCCTGGAACCGGGCGCCACGCCCCGAGGCCAAGCAGATCTTTGACGCCCTCATGCGCGGGTTCACCAAACTGTCGCAGCTGATCACTGATGGTCTGCATAATGGCGCCATTACCCGCTATGCCTTTGTGATGATGCTGTTCATCATCGGCCTCAGCTACTACGCCTATGCCACCGGCACCCTCAGTCTCCCCAGCCGCGCGGTGCAAAGCGTCGGGCCGATCACCGTGATCGCCTGGTTCTGCCTGATGGTGGCCACCCTGGCTGTGGTGGCAAAGCACCGTCAGCGTCAGCTGTCGCTGGTGCTGATCGGCGTGGTTGGCCTGGTGGTTTCGCTGGGCTTCAACTATCTTTCGGCACCGGATCTGGCGCTGACCCAACTGTCAGTGGAGGTGGTGACCATGGTGCTGCTGCTGCTGGCGTTGAATTTCATGCCCAAGGACAGCCCCGTTGAATCGCCACTGTGGGTACGGCTGCGCGACGGCGGCATTGCGATGATTGCCGGGCTGGGCGCTGCGACGCTGATCTATATGCTGATGCTGCGCGACTTTGCGATGCCCAGCATTTCTGAATTCCACCTGGCCAATTCCTACAAAGGCGGCGGCGGAACCAATGTGGTCAACGTGATCCTGGTGGACTTCCGTGGCTATGACACCTTTGGCGAGATCATCGTTCTGGGCATTGCCGCGCTGGTGATCTACGCCCTGACCGAAGCGGTGCTGGGCACACGGGTGCGGGCCTATCTGCTGAACCGCAAACCCGATATTCCGCAGGCTGGCGATGCCCATCCAATGATGATGGTTGTCGCTACCCGGGTGATGATGCCGCTGGCGCTGATGGTGGCCGCCTATATCTTTTTCCGCGGCCACAACCTGCCCGGCGGCGGTTTTATCGCCGGTCTGATCGCCGCCATCGCGCTGTTGATGCAATATATGGCCTCTGGCTTTAGCTGGGCGTCTGAGCGCCAGCGAATGTTCTACCACGGCACCATCGGGTCCGGGGTGCTGATTGCCGCCGCCACCGGGCTTGGCTCCTGGTTCAGCGGCCTGCCCTTCCTGACCAGCGCCTTTGGCTATCTGCACTGGGCACCACTGGAAGAGTTCGAATGGGCCACCGCTGCGCTGTTTGACCTCGGAGTGTTCCTGGCTGTGGTTGGCGCCGTGCTGCTGGCGCTGGAAAGCCTGGCGCGCTTTGCCTGGCAGCCGGGAATTTCTTCGGAACATGCGATGGATATCAACCCGGCCCGCGATCACGCGGCAGAAGAGGCGGCGGCGGAAGCCGCAGCAGCAGCGGCAAAAGGCGAGGCATGA
- a CDS encoding rhodanese-like domain-containing protein — translation MARHEQMQGSLPETSRALGMSRRQLLLGLGGIGLALGGGIYWWRSQPVDHDYPRLTPAQAFAAAKAKEITLVDIRTPGEWRQTGLPEGAVAIDMRRDDFLQALSEATAGNLAAPVALICARGVRSARMTRALAAAGYRRIIDVPEGMLGSASGPGWIAGNLPVTRWQG, via the coding sequence ATGGCACGACATGAACAGATGCAGGGATCTCTCCCTGAAACAAGCAGAGCCTTGGGGATGTCGCGGCGTCAGCTGCTGCTCGGCCTTGGCGGAATTGGCCTGGCGCTCGGCGGCGGCATCTATTGGTGGCGTAGCCAGCCAGTGGACCATGACTATCCACGGCTGACCCCGGCGCAGGCCTTTGCGGCGGCCAAAGCAAAAGAGATCACGCTGGTTGACATTCGCACGCCGGGTGAATGGCGCCAAACCGGTCTGCCCGAGGGGGCCGTTGCCATCGATATGCGGCGTGATGACTTTTTGCAGGCCCTGAGCGAGGCCACCGCTGGGAACCTGGCGGCGCCGGTTGCGCTGATCTGTGCCCGGGGGGTGCGCTCGGCGCGGATGACGCGGGCCCTGGCGGCGGCTGGTTATCGCAGGATTATCGATGTGCCAGAGGGCATGCTGGGATCCGCAAGTGGTCCTGGCTGGATTGCAGGAAATCTACCGGTGACCCGATGGCAGGGCTAG
- a CDS encoding prolyl oligopeptidase family serine peptidase — protein MAVAFGRRGARRCASALALVALPLMVALASPRPAVAGCGPTVARACAMPQGSYHIALPSPDQRSPVQAEPAAAMPAVVFLHGYGGSGLAALNNQAVAQGLTARGYAVIAPDALPRRGGPRSWNFFPGWQGRDEVKFLQDVAADAAARFGLDRQTMLLAGFSAGGFMVNYLACAEPEAFAGYAPIAGGFWRPQPETCSGEIRLFHSHGWSDGVVPLEGRYLDGKRFQQGDIFAGLELWRDTNHCSEHAPDQRWQQGDVLGRRWDCGPEADIEFLLFPQGHRVPGWWPAAVLDWFERPQKGAE, from the coding sequence ATGGCGGTCGCGTTCGGCCGCAGGGGCGCGCGGCGGTGCGCGTCGGCGCTGGCGCTGGTCGCATTGCCCCTGATGGTGGCGCTGGCCAGCCCGCGCCCGGCAGTGGCGGGCTGTGGCCCCACAGTGGCGCGGGCCTGCGCGATGCCCCAGGGGAGCTATCATATTGCGCTGCCAAGTCCGGATCAGCGCAGCCCTGTGCAGGCGGAGCCGGCCGCGGCGATGCCCGCAGTGGTGTTTCTGCATGGTTACGGTGGGTCAGGTCTGGCGGCGCTGAACAACCAGGCCGTGGCGCAGGGGCTGACGGCGCGGGGCTATGCGGTAATTGCGCCAGATGCCTTGCCCCGGCGCGGTGGTCCGCGCTCCTGGAATTTCTTTCCCGGCTGGCAGGGCCGCGACGAGGTGAAATTCCTGCAGGATGTGGCAGCGGATGCGGCGGCGCGCTTTGGTCTGGATCGCCAGACCATGCTATTGGCGGGGTTTTCGGCGGGGGGCTTTATGGTCAACTATCTGGCCTGCGCCGAACCTGAGGCTTTTGCCGGCTACGCGCCCATTGCCGGCGGCTTCTGGCGCCCGCAGCCAGAGACCTGCAGCGGAGAGATACGGCTGTTTCACAGCCATGGCTGGAGCGATGGGGTGGTGCCGCTTGAGGGGCGTTATCTGGATGGCAAGCGGTTCCAGCAGGGCGACATTTTTGCCGGGCTGGAGCTGTGGCGCGACACCAATCACTGTAGTGAGCACGCGCCGGATCAGCGCTGGCAACAGGGCGATGTCCTGGGGCGTCGCTGGGACTGTGGTCCGGAGGCGGATATCGAATTTCTTTTGTTTCCTCAGGGGCATCGGGTGCCCGGCTGGTGGCCGGCGGCTGTGTTGGACTGGTTTGAGAGACCACAAAAAGGCGCCGAGTGA
- the mdoH gene encoding glucans biosynthesis glucosyltransferase MdoH — protein MPEQDFARPFHDHNAPEFEPPRHLALWRLLAFSPAMLATAVLTWVMQGWFAKGGFMALELVLLALIAFNFFWICFSVSTVVLGLYSLSKRNRDRPKARPAPMRVALLVPVYNETPWYVLGNVQSMLEELHQRGGQHSYDMFVLSDTRDDNLADQERLSVEALRAALPAGVALYYRRRALNTGRKVGNISDWLRRWGAGYEAMLVLDADSLMTGRAIARLADALSRDPSAGLIQSFPQLIGAQSVFGRMQQFANGVYGLALAEGLARWTGFEGNYWGHNAIMRVQAFAACAGLPPLRSRFWGRDRLIMSHDFVEAGLLRRAGWRVRFLPRLGGSFEETPPTLIDHILRDRRWCQGNLQHLNLLGARGFFAISRFHLLHGAIGYLMAPIWFALLVIWALIGRGEDSSVIHYFSAANPSRPSWPDMSEPRHVLVILLIYAMLLAPKLLAVLALALTSGRLSDYGGPLRFAASVGVEILLAVLYAPILMVQQMIAVFRTTFGLQRGWSPQARAGGQYGLATLLSCHALETLSGLALWGGIATGLVSLWLVPIALSLVLAVPLSALSGRRAGKSKTGWMATPVVYSEPKITQAAHRYRAQLKRYLDVINQHPAQ, from the coding sequence ATGCCCGAGCAGGATTTTGCCAGGCCGTTTCACGACCACAACGCCCCGGAGTTTGAGCCACCGCGCCATCTGGCGCTCTGGCGTCTGCTGGCCTTCTCCCCCGCCATGCTGGCCACCGCCGTGTTGACCTGGGTGATGCAGGGCTGGTTTGCCAAGGGCGGCTTTATGGCGCTGGAGCTGGTGCTGCTGGCGCTGATCGCCTTCAACTTTTTCTGGATCTGCTTTTCGGTCTCCACAGTGGTCCTGGGGCTGTATTCCCTGTCCAAACGTAACCGCGACCGCCCCAAAGCCAGGCCGGCGCCGATGCGGGTCGCCCTGCTGGTTCCGGTCTATAATGAGACCCCCTGGTATGTGCTGGGCAATGTGCAATCCATGCTGGAAGAGCTGCACCAGCGCGGCGGCCAGCACAGCTATGACATGTTTGTGCTGTCGGACACCCGCGACGACAACCTCGCCGACCAGGAACGTTTAAGCGTCGAGGCCCTGCGCGCCGCCCTGCCTGCTGGCGTGGCGCTCTATTATCGCCGCCGCGCTTTGAACACTGGCCGCAAGGTGGGCAATATCAGCGATTGGCTGCGCCGCTGGGGCGCGGGCTACGAGGCCATGCTGGTGTTGGATGCCGACAGTCTGATGACCGGGCGGGCCATTGCCCGGCTGGCGGATGCGCTGTCGCGCGATCCCAGCGCCGGTTTGATCCAAAGCTTCCCGCAACTCATCGGGGCGCAATCCGTTTTTGGTCGCATGCAGCAGTTTGCCAATGGCGTATACGGCCTGGCTCTGGCCGAAGGTCTGGCCCGCTGGACCGGGTTTGAGGGCAACTACTGGGGCCACAATGCCATTATGCGGGTCCAGGCCTTTGCCGCCTGTGCCGGGCTGCCGCCGCTGCGCTCGCGCTTTTGGGGCCGTGACAGGCTGATCATGAGCCATGATTTTGTCGAGGCCGGCCTGTTGCGCCGTGCCGGGTGGCGGGTGCGGTTTCTGCCGCGTCTGGGGGGATCTTTTGAGGAAACGCCGCCGACGCTGATAGATCACATCCTGCGCGACAGGCGCTGGTGCCAGGGCAATCTGCAACACCTCAACCTGCTGGGGGCCCGCGGCTTCTTTGCCATCTCGCGATTTCACCTGCTGCACGGGGCCATTGGCTATCTGATGGCGCCGATCTGGTTTGCGCTCTTGGTGATCTGGGCGCTGATTGGCCGGGGCGAAGACAGCTCGGTGATCCATTACTTCAGCGCCGCCAATCCCTCGCGCCCCTCCTGGCCCGATATGTCAGAGCCGCGCCATGTACTGGTGATCTTGCTGATCTACGCCATGCTGCTGGCGCCCAAACTGCTGGCGGTGCTGGCGCTGGCCCTCACCAGTGGGCGGCTGTCCGACTATGGCGGACCTCTCCGCTTTGCCGCCTCCGTAGGGGTCGAGATCCTGCTGGCGGTGCTCTATGCGCCGATCCTCATGGTGCAGCAGATGATCGCGGTGTTTCGCACCACCTTCGGCCTGCAGCGTGGCTGGTCACCCCAGGCGCGGGCCGGCGGCCAATATGGTCTGGCAACCCTGCTGAGCTGCCACGCGCTGGAAACCCTCAGCGGGCTGGCGTTGTGGGGTGGCATCGCCACCGGGCTGGTGTCGCTCTGGCTGGTGCCCATCGCCCTGTCCCTGGTGCTTGCGGTGCCCCTGTCGGCGCTGTCAGGGCGCCGCGCCGGTAAATCCAAAACCGGCTGGATGGCCACCCCGGTGGTCTATTCGGAACCCAAAATCACCCAGGCCGCCCACCGCTACCGGGCGCAGCTGAAACGCTACCTTGATGTGATCAACCAACATCCGGCGCAGTAG
- a CDS encoding glucan biosynthesis protein G has translation MSTLSRRAFVASALSSTLLTALPAGATESPQPAAFDPAQVIARARALATQGYQPRQQVPQDWLDLTYDQYKAHRFRTKDAIWSKTDSSYNVDLFLPGLYFRHAVQVNTVKDGMTRPFGFDMALFDRGEIAPPLSTTGALGYSGLRLRTQLDQPNKKTEFCVFQGASYFRAIGIGQAYGLSARGLALKTGDPMGEEFPDFIEFWLEAPGPNQRSMVVHALMDSPSVTGAYRFTITPGATTVMDVEAHLFTREDLTHAGLAPLTSMFLFDRTNRNRFDDFRPNVHDSDGLLILNGNGERLWRPLANPVHLQISSFVDENPRGFGLMQRSRHLQDFEDLEANYHRRPSLWVEPKGNWGKGAVTLVEIPADKEIYDNIVAYWRPQDTLPAGTELPLSYRLSWGEDPEMDLARVIDTAAGARIFGEPGRLMTVDFEAHPLLDGDPEDIEVHLSSPHVETSEGVLQRNPATGGVRLAFSFAPNEENHVELRLQLRRNGAAASEVWLYRWTA, from the coding sequence ATGAGCACCCTTAGCCGCCGGGCCTTTGTCGCCTCTGCACTCTCCAGCACCCTGCTCACCGCGCTGCCGGCGGGCGCCACAGAGAGCCCTCAGCCTGCGGCCTTTGACCCGGCCCAGGTGATCGCCCGCGCCCGCGCCCTGGCCACCCAGGGCTACCAGCCCCGGCAACAGGTGCCACAGGATTGGCTGGATCTGACTTATGATCAGTACAAGGCACATCGGTTCCGCACTAAGGACGCGATCTGGTCCAAGACCGACAGCAGCTACAACGTCGATCTCTTTCTGCCGGGGCTGTATTTTCGCCACGCGGTTCAGGTGAACACCGTTAAAGACGGCATGACCCGCCCCTTTGGCTTTGACATGGCGCTGTTTGATCGCGGCGAGATTGCGCCGCCTCTCAGCACCACCGGTGCTCTGGGCTATAGCGGGCTGCGTCTGCGCACCCAGTTGGATCAGCCCAATAAGAAAACCGAATTCTGCGTCTTTCAGGGGGCCAGCTATTTCCGCGCCATCGGTATCGGCCAGGCCTATGGTCTGTCAGCACGCGGGCTGGCGCTGAAAACTGGCGATCCCATGGGGGAGGAATTCCCCGATTTCATTGAGTTCTGGCTGGAGGCCCCCGGCCCCAACCAGCGCAGTATGGTGGTCCATGCGCTGATGGATTCGCCCTCGGTCACGGGGGCCTATCGCTTTACCATCACCCCCGGAGCCACCACGGTGATGGATGTCGAGGCGCATCTGTTTACCCGCGAGGATCTGACCCACGCCGGGCTGGCGCCGCTCACCTCGATGTTCCTGTTTGACCGCACCAACCGCAACCGGTTTGACGATTTCCGCCCCAATGTGCACGACAGCGACGGGCTGTTGATCCTCAACGGCAATGGCGAGCGGCTGTGGCGGCCCCTGGCCAACCCGGTGCATTTGCAAATCTCCTCCTTCGTGGATGAAAACCCCCGTGGCTTTGGCCTGATGCAACGGTCGCGGCATTTACAAGATTTTGAAGACCTGGAAGCCAATTACCACCGCCGCCCCAGTCTTTGGGTGGAACCAAAGGGCAACTGGGGCAAAGGCGCTGTGACCCTGGTCGAAATCCCTGCCGACAAGGAAATCTACGACAATATCGTCGCCTATTGGCGGCCTCAGGACACCCTGCCCGCCGGAACCGAGCTGCCGCTGTCCTATCGGCTCAGCTGGGGCGAGGACCCAGAGATGGATCTGGCCCGAGTGATTGATACCGCCGCAGGCGCGCGCATCTTTGGGGAGCCCGGACGGTTGATGACGGTGGATTTTGAAGCCCACCCGCTGCTGGACGGCGATCCCGAAGACATCGAGGTGCATCTTTCCTCCCCCCATGTGGAAACCAGCGAAGGGGTGCTGCAACGCAACCCAGCCACCGGCGGGGTGCGGCTGGCCTTCAGCTTTGCCCCCAATGAAGAAAACCATGTTGAGCTGCGCCTGCAACTGCGCCGCAATGGCGCCGCCGCCAGCGAAGTCTGGCTGTATCGGTGGACTGCATGA